A single region of the Lycium barbarum isolate Lr01 chromosome 2, ASM1917538v2, whole genome shotgun sequence genome encodes:
- the LOC132626270 gene encoding uncharacterized protein LOC132626270 isoform X2: MKLGGSSREYMLHWIPISRAYDLENPFVAPLADAEPLEETEEKEHQDERGFVLQNENNDLVQGLDSSLADMYLLPYVKSLTPSSPLMPEEMKSPFHFSHEEVKINLPGKCMESMNSVCCSLLTNLTRKTTLRRPFLSRQNPKQKMPIVVPQ; this comes from the exons ATGAAGCTCGGAGGTTCAAGCAGGGAATACATGCTTCACTGGATTCCCATCAGCCGCGCATACGATTTGGAGAATCCATTTGTAGCTCCATTAGCTGATGCAGAACCATTGGAAGAAACAGAAGAGAAAGAACATCAG GATGAAAGGGGCTTTGTTCTTCAGAATGAGAATAATGATTTGGTGCAGGGTCTAGATTCATCGTTAGCCGATATGTATTTGTTGCCATATGTAAAAAGTTTGACTCCATCATCTCCGCTGATGCCTGAAGAGATGAAGTCCCCATTTCACTTTAGTCATGAGGAAGTAAAGATAAATCTACCAGGAAAATGCATGGAGAGCATGAACTCAGTTTGCTGCAGCCTGCTTACGAACCTGACAAGGAAAACAACACTCCGCAGGCCCTTCTTGTCTCGGCAGAATCCCAAACAGAAAATGCCGATAGTAGTACCCCAGTAA
- the LOC132626270 gene encoding uncharacterized protein LOC132626270 isoform X1, translated as MGTLVHGSCISGNKIEAGLQVELKERNKMKLGGSSREYMLHWIPISRAYDLENPFVAPLADAEPLEETEEKEHQDERGFVLQNENNDLVQGLDSSLADMYLLPYVKSLTPSSPLMPEEMKSPFHFSHEEVKINLPGKCMESMNSVCCSLLTNLTRKTTLRRPFLSRQNPKQKMPIVVPQ; from the exons ATGGGAACTCTTG TCCATGGGTCATGCATTTCTGGCAACAAGATTGAAGCAGGGTTACAAGTTGAGTTGAAAGAGAGGAATAAGATGAAGCTCGGAGGTTCAAGCAGGGAATACATGCTTCACTGGATTCCCATCAGCCGCGCATACGATTTGGAGAATCCATTTGTAGCTCCATTAGCTGATGCAGAACCATTGGAAGAAACAGAAGAGAAAGAACATCAG GATGAAAGGGGCTTTGTTCTTCAGAATGAGAATAATGATTTGGTGCAGGGTCTAGATTCATCGTTAGCCGATATGTATTTGTTGCCATATGTAAAAAGTTTGACTCCATCATCTCCGCTGATGCCTGAAGAGATGAAGTCCCCATTTCACTTTAGTCATGAGGAAGTAAAGATAAATCTACCAGGAAAATGCATGGAGAGCATGAACTCAGTTTGCTGCAGCCTGCTTACGAACCTGACAAGGAAAACAACACTCCGCAGGCCCTTCTTGTCTCGGCAGAATCCCAAACAGAAAATGCCGATAGTAGTACCCCAGTAA